The following nucleotide sequence is from Chitinispirillum alkaliphilum.
CTGCAGCCCGTAAAGCAGGACGTACGGATCTTGCGCAAAAAATAGCAGAACAAGCGGGTGTGGAGCCTAAAACGCTTGTGACAGCCTGTAAAGAAGAAACAGCGCGATCTCCAAAGCTTGCCTTTTTCTATGGTATGACTGCCTTAAGAAACTACGCTCAGGGGATGGGATATGATGTTTTCTCTGAGGACATTCGTAAAGCTTGCAGAATAGCCGAAACTGCAGCAAGAGCTGCTGGGTGTGAAGAGGAGTTCAGGGACCAGTTGGCTGATCTAATCGTTAATGACAAGTCTCCGGGGCAATATTTCTCTTCTGCCCTGAAATACAATTAGTAAAAATGGTGCTTTCCGACATTTCCGTGGGTGACCCCCATAATTGTGGTTAGGCAGGGGCTCAACGTAAAGCGGTCGGATATTCTTTTCCGTCTTCAGTTTAGTCTGTCAGATAGGAATCTTGACAGGTTCACCATGAAACCTGGCGTCTTTGCCGGTAAGAATATCGATAAACACTTTAAAGCGGGCAAGCATCTCTCTGGTTTTCATGTTTCTACCGGTGTACCGAGGTACATCCCGGGCACTGAAACCAACGGCATCTATATTTTTCCGCTCAGCTATATACAGGGCCCGCTTTGTGTGCCACTTCTGTGAGATTATTGTAATTCGGCTTTGTCCAAATATGCTGTTAATTCGAACGACTGAATCGAAAGTCCGAAAACCAGCATAGTCAGCAAATATGACATCTTCGGGAATACCAGCTTTGATAAGGGCATTTTTCATATCGAGGGGCTCATTATAATCTTTTCGACTATTATCTCCGCTGACCACGATAAAGTCGATTTTCCCGGCATTATAGATTTTAACAGCAGCGTTTATTCTGTTTGTAAAATACTCATTGATATGCCCGGACCGAACATATTTAGCCGTTCCAAGCAGTAACCCCACACGGTTATAAGGCAACGATTCAACATCGCTGAAGACTTTGTTTGATGTTGAATGTTCTATAACGTGATTTGCAATAAGTACCGATAAAATAAGAACAATCGGGAGTGTGATAATGGTTCCAGAGATAGCTAATAGTATCTTCTTCATCGATTTAACTCGTAGTAAAAAATGGTGTGTTTACCTAACTTAACCAATAAACAAACTACTTTTTAGCAATTCGGCGTTTCAATCTTTTATTTATATATTGGAAAGCGAGTATAAGCTCAGGCCCAAAATCATCTGTGTTCCTCATCAGATCAGCCTGGAGCCATTGAAATATTTTGTACTGCTGTTCGTAGGGGATTTTTCGAAAAGGAATTGTATGTAAACGTACCCTGCTGCCGTCCGGTCTGATCCTGCAGTGCAGACCAGCTCGTCATATGTTTTTGAAAGAGTCGGAAACGTGTCGGCCCGATGGACTTCGTGGTTATATACCGGTTTATGGAGTCTGGAAGCATCATTCACCACCGTATAAACAAACTCAAGCGAAATCACCCTTTCATTAGAGGTCTGCGGCATCTGGAGCACTGAACTGTCAATGCCCAAGTGTGGGGCATCACCTTCATCCCGCTGGCGGTGGGGCGGTGATCCTTAAAAATCACTTGAATTTAACATATGATATCGGGCGGCTACAATAATTTACTCTCTGGTGGATATATTGCTATTAAGTATTTAAAAACCGTTAGATGGCGGCATCTTTCGAGATACATGATCACGACCAGTTTTAAGCGTCAAAATGGAAAAGGGTTAGCTGGACCGTATCTCCGGAAAAAGATCGAAAAGGGAGAAAGAAATGGGTGAAAGCTATATACAAGCTTTGGACAATGTAAAAAAAACAGATATTCTGCGGGCCGGTGGCAAGGCTGCAAATCTGGGTGAAATGCTGCATGCCGGACTGAATGTTCCGGGTGGATTCGTAATTTTGACAAACGCCTATAAACGATTTGTCCAGGTGAACAAGCTGGAGGAAAAAATTGAACATCTGCTTGATAGTGCAGATTTAAAAAGTAGTGCACTTGAGAAGATTTCTGATCAGATAAGAGATCTTTTCACCGGGTCGCAGATTCCCGGGGACTTACAGGAAGAGATAATTGAAGCCTACAGGGGCTTAGGCAATGGCACTGACGTTTCTGTTGCGGTGCGTTCCTCTGCAACGGCAGAAGATATGCCGGGCCTCTCCTTTGCCGGACAGTACAGTACTTATCTGAATGTTAAGGGGGAAAAGGAGTTGATTGAGAGTGTGGCTAAGTGCTGGGCATCTCTCTGGAACAGCAGGGCTATCAGTTATAGGTTAAGACAGAAGATTGGTAATGTTGATATACTCCATGGTGTTGTGGTACAGAAACTTATCAATGCTGATGTCGCAGGTGTACTTTTCACTGCAAATCCACTGAACGGACGCAGGGATCAAATACTGCTCAATGCGTCCTGGGGGCTTGGGGAAGCGGTGGTGGGGGGAGATGTAGATCCGGATGAATGGGTGGTGGCAAAAAGCACTGGTGAAATTGTTCGGGAGAAAGTTGCTCGTAAACAAAAAATGTATGTAAGGGACAAAAAGGGTGTTCATCTTGTCGGAGTAAAAGAGGAGATGAAAAATGTTTCTTCACTTTTTGAAAATCAAAGATCAGCTCTTCTTGATCTGGCCATTAAAACTGAAAGGTATTTTGGTGAACCGCAGGATATTGAGTGGGCAAGTATTAAAGAGGAAATCTATCTTGTCCAAACAAGACCTGTTACCAGTCTTTACCCTCTCCCCAAAAGGCATCCGAATAAACCAGGAGTTCGCCTTTATTTAAATATCAGCTCCTACTCCCAGGCTATGAAAGAACCCTTTACTCCGATGGGAGAAGATCTGATCTACAGAGCTATAAGAAATACACGCAAAGATCTTGGTCCCAAAAAGATAACACCTGACAGTCTGTGGTATCTCAGTACCGCTGGTGGAAGGCTGTTTGTGGATATAACCGCGTTTTTGCGCAAAGAAAAGTTTTGGGAAAAATTCAGAAAACCTGACGCCACCGATAAGGATCCGGTTACTACCAGAGCTTTGCTGCGATATGTGGAGGAGAACAGGGAAGAGATTCTGGGGCATAAGGAGGGAGTAAGTTATCTCAAAATCCTTAACCCTCGTTTGATCCGCTATTTGTGGAGAGGCTGGAGGGAATTATCCTTTGGTAAAAAGCATCCACAGGAAGCACGTCGGCGTGCAGTGGCATCGGGTGAAAAATATATCGAACGTTTAAAAACAGACACTGTGCAACTTGAAAACAATGAGCAAAAGATAACATTCATTAAGGATGAGATCCATTCGGTTTTTCTTGCAGGTGCCCGAACACTTTTCTATGTGACATCTTCATCAAGTGCAATTGCAAAGGTAAAAGAGATGATGGAGAGGCGTCTTGGGGACAGTAATGGTCTTGGTTTGGTGGAGAAGGCAGTCCCTTATAGTGTCACCACTGAAATGGGAATGGAGCTGATGACGCTTGCAAAGAACTACCGTGAAAAAGGGAATACACCTTCACCCGATG
It contains:
- a CDS encoding Phosphoenolpyruvate synthase; its protein translation is MGESYIQALDNVKKTDILRAGGKAANLGEMLHAGLNVPGGFVILTNAYKRFVQVNKLEEKIEHLLDSADLKSSALEKISDQIRDLFTGSQIPGDLQEEIIEAYRGLGNGTDVSVAVRSSATAEDMPGLSFAGQYSTYLNVKGEKELIESVAKCWASLWNSRAISYRLRQKIGNVDILHGVVVQKLINADVAGVLFTANPLNGRRDQILLNASWGLGEAVVGGDVDPDEWVVAKSTGEIVREKVARKQKMYVRDKKGVHLVGVKEEMKNVSSLFENQRSALLDLAIKTERYFGEPQDIEWASIKEEIYLVQTRPVTSLYPLPKRHPNKPGVRLYLNISSYSQAMKEPFTPMGEDLIYRAIRNTRKDLGPKKITPDSLWYLSTAGGRLFVDITAFLRKEKFWEKFRKPDATDKDPVTTRALLRYVEENREEILGHKEGVSYLKILNPRLIRYLWRGWRELSFGKKHPQEARRRAVASGEKYIERLKTDTVQLENNEQKITFIKDEIHSVFLAGARTLFYVTSSSSAIAKVKEMMERRLGDSNGLGLVEKAVPYSVTTEMGMELMTLAKNYREKGNTPSPDDEPIKNFLSVYGHKKFVELDVGTPTWSEEPGYVLNLISSYMENRHYEKALKEFRQSQYEAQETIQKIKRRFEENGFGKEAEKSEWLLKSFREMFGIREQSKFVITQGLQLIRTLLFDIGNELVREGRLEKSDDIFFVKLDDITLQNDLKGIVKRNRETFEKNANLKAPRLITSLGETTYAAAEPLGDGTISGIAVSSGVYEGYARVLVNPEEGDTLQNGEILVTNGTNPAWTPLFLKIGALVMECGGPISHGSVVAREYGIPAVSGITDATEIIKTGQKLRVNGESGTIRIVEEGD
- a CDS encoding SanA protein; its protein translation is MKKILLAISGTIITLPIVLILSVLIANHVIEHSTSNKVFSDVESLPYNRVGLLLGTAKYVRSGHINEYFTNRINAAVKIYNAGKIDFIVVSGDNSRKDYNEPLDMKNALIKAGIPEDVIFADYAGFRTFDSVVRINSIFGQSRITIISQKWHTKRALYIAERKNIDAVGFSARDVPRYTGRNMKTREMLARFKVFIDILTGKDARFHGEPVKIPI